Genomic segment of Serinicoccus hydrothermalis:
TCCAGCGCCCACCAGTACTCCTTGACGTCCTCGCCGTGGTTGCCCTGCGGGTTGGTCAGCCCGAAGAGCCGTTCCTTGAGCCGGTCGTCCCGTCCGTTCCACAGCGCCAGCCCCAGGTTGAGGAAGCCGTCGACGTCGCACAGCCCGGCCAGCCCGTCCTCGCCCCAGCGGTAGGCGCGCAGGTGGGCGTGGTCGAAGGGCAGGTGCGCCCAGGCGTCGCCGTCGGCGGAGTAGTCCTCCCGGACCGTCCCCCACTGCCGCGCCGAGACGTAGGGGCCCCAGTGCCGCCAGGCGGCGCGCGAGTCCTCGGAGTCGGCGAGGCGGTCGTGCTCAGCGGTGCTCACGGCGGCCAGGGTGCCACACGCCGGGCGCCCGCAGGGTGCCCTCCCGACAGGACGGTCCGCGCGACCCCGCCTAGCGTTGAGGTATGCCTGCACGAGACCTCTCCGGCCAGCGCGTGGCCGTCGTCGGCGCCAGCGGCGCCCTCGGCTCGCGCATCGCCCACCAGCTCGCGGACCAGGGTGCCCGGGTGCTGCTCGTCGGGCGGGACGAGCAACGGCTGCGCGACACCGGGCTGGACGCCCCGCTCGTCGTGGCGGACCTCGTGGACGCCGCGGCCGGGGACCGTGTCGTCGAGGCGGCCCAGGAGCACCTGGGCGGGCTGGACGGCGTCGTCAACGCCGCGGGGGTGGCAGCCTTCGGCGCCCTCGCGGACACCCCGGATGAGGTGATCGAGGAGGTCTTCGCCACCAACGTCCTCGGCCCGGCCTTCCTCCTGCGCCGGCTGCTGCCGCTGCTGCAGGAGTCGCAGGGCTTCGTGGTCAACCTCAGCGCGGTCCTCGCCGAGCGGCCGATGGCCGGTATGGGCGCCTACTCCGCCAGCAAGGCCGCGCTCACCGCGCTCGACAAGGCCCTGGCGAGCGAGCTGCGCCGGGCCAAGGTGCGGGTGCTCGACGTGCGCCCGCCGCACACCGAGACCGGCCTGGTCGACCGCGCCATCCACGGCGAGGCGCCGAAGCTGCCGGACGGCCTGGAGCCGGACGAGGTCGCCGAGCGCGTGGTGCAGGCGATCGGCGAGGACGCCTCAGACCTCGGGTCGGACGACTTCGGCGGCTGACGGGCATACCCGGGGGGGCGTGCCACACTGCGTCGATGCGACGCGTGCTGGTGGTCGGGGCCGGGGTCATCGGGCTGACGTGCGCGATCCGCCTGGTGGAGGCGGGGCACCGGGTCGACGTCGTGGCCGCAGAGATGCCGGTTGAGACGACCTCGTCGGTGGCCGCCGCGCTCTGGTACCCCTACCGGGCCCTCCCCCAGGACCGCGTCACCGCCTGGTCCGCCGCCAGCTATGACGTCTTCCGCGAGCTCGCCCAGGACCCGGCGACCGGCGTCGCGATGCGCACCGGCACCGAGCTGCTGCGAGAGTCCCAGCCGGACCCCTGGTGGGCCGGGGCCGTCCCCGACCTGACCCACGCCACCGACCTGCCCGGGTATGCCGGTGGCTGGCGCTTCACCGCCCCGGTCGCCGAGATGCAGGTGCACCTGGCGTGGCTGGCGCGTCGGCTGGAGCAGCTCGGGGGGACCCTCACCCGGACGCGGCTCGACCGGCTGCCCGAGGGCGAGGACCTCGTGGTCAACGCCTCGGGGCTCGGCGCGGAGGGGCTGGCCGAGGACCCGACGATGTCACCGGTGCGGGGCCAGGTGGTCGTCGTCGAGCAGGTCGGCCTGGAGCAGTGGTGGCTGGACCCCGGTGCGACCGGTGGCCCGACCTACGTCGTCCCCCGCAGCCGCGACATCGTGCTCGGCGGCACCGACCAGCCCGGCGAGCGCGACCGCACCCCCGACCCCGCCGTCGCCGAGGACATCCTCGCGCGGGCCAAGGCGCTGGTGCCTGCGCTCGCCGGCGCGCGGGTGCTTCGGCACGCCGTCGGCCTGCGCCCGGTGCGCCCGCAGGTGCGGGTGGAGCGCGTCGGCGACGTCATCCACTGCTACGGCCACGGCGGCGCCGGCATGACCCTCAGCTGGGGCTGCGCCGCCGAGGTCGTGGAGCTGGCCTGATGAGCGACCTGCAGTGCCCGGCCCGGATCCTGCTGCTGCCCGAGGGCCTCGACCACGTGACCCGGCTGGTCCCGGAACGGATCCTGCACGTCTACGGCTCGTCGGGGGCGGCTGCGGGCGGCGCCGCCGATCTCCTGGCCTCCACGCTCGGGGTGGGCAGCACCCGTCTCACCGTGGCCGGCCCATCTCCCGTGCATGGTGACGCCGCAGACCTCCTGGCGGTGCTCGACGACCTGGCCGACCTCCACCGGGGCGAGACCGTGGTGGTGGTCGGTCAGGGCAACGCGATCGCGGCGGCGCTGGCCTCGCTGGGGCGGCCGGACCTCGCCGCCGACCTGTCGCCCACCGCGGGCATCGCCCTGGAGCGGGACGGGGACGGCTGGCGGCATACCGGGACCGTGTGAGCCCCCTGCACGAATTCGACCTCTGAATTCGTCGCCATGGCGACGTTTCCAGAGGTCGAATTCCGGTGGTTCAGACAGCCGGAACCCCGGTGGGTCAGACGGCGTAGGCGCCGAGCTGGCCGTGCAGGTCAGGGTCGACCTTGGCCTCGACCCGGGTGCCCTCGGCGGTGTGCTCCTCGCGCAGGATCTCGCCCTCGTCGTAGAGCCGGGCCACGAGGTCGCCGCGGTCGTAGGGCAGCAGCACGTCCACGAGGATCTCCGGGCGCGGCAGCGCCGCCTCGACCGCCTCCAGCAGCTCGGGGACGCCGGCACCGGTCTTCGCCGAGACGATGACCACGCGAGGGTATGCCCGGCGCAGCCGGTCCAGCGCCTCCGGGTCGGCGAGGTCGGCCTTGTTGACCGCGACGATCTCGGGGATCTTCAGGGCGGCACCCTCGTCGATCTCGGCCAGCACCGAATGCACCGCGTCCACCTGGCCCTCGGGGTCCGGGTGCGAGCCGTCGACGACGTGCAGGAGCACGTCGGCGTCGGCGGCCTCCTCCAGCGTGGACCGGAAGGCCTCGACGAGCTGGTGCGGCAGCCGCTTCACGAAGCCGACGGTGTCGGAGAGCGTGTAGCTGCGCCCCTCCTCGCTCTCGGTGCGCCGGACGGTCGGGTCCAGCGTCGCGAAGAGCTGGTTCTGCACCAGGACGCCCGCGCCGGTGAGCCGGTTGAGCAGCGAGGACTTGCCGGCGTTGGTGTAGCCGACGATCGCCACGCTGGGCACCCGGTTGCTGCGGCGCGAGGAGCGCTTGGTGTCACGCACCGTCTTCATGCCCGTGATCTCACGGCGGAGCCGGGCGATGCGGGTGTTGATCCGGCGCCGGTCAAGCTCGATCTTGGTCTCGCCCGGGCCGCGGGAGCCGATGCCCTCACCGCCGGCGACCCGGCCACCGGCCTGCCGGGACATGGACTCGCCCCAGCCGCGCAGGCGCGGCAGGAGGTACTGCAGCTGCGCCAGCTCGACCTGGGCACGGCCCTCCTTGCTCTTCGCGTGCTGGGCGAAGATGTCGAGGATCAGCGCGGTGCGGTCGATGACCTTGACCTTGACGACGTCCTCCAGGGCACGCCGCTGGGAGGGGCCGAGCTCGCCGTCGCAGACGACGGTGTCAGCGCCCTCGGCGGCGACGATCTCCCGCAGCTCGGCAGCCTTGCCGCTGCCGAGGTAGGTCGCCGGGTCCGGCTTCTGCCGTCGCTGGATCACGCCCTCGAGGACGGTCGACCCCGCGGTCTCGGCGAGCGCCGCGAGCTCGCGCAGCGAGTTCTCCGCGTCGGCGAGCGTCGTCTGCCCGTTGTCCTCCCAGACGGAGGCGAGCACGACCCGCTCCAGCCGGAGCTGGCGGTACTCGACCTCGGTGACGTCCTCGAGCTCGGTCGACAGCCCGGCGACGCGGCGCAGCGCGGCGCGCTCCTCGCGGTCGAGCTGGTCGCCGTCCCGCGCGGTCTCCTCCCCCCAGGACCCCCAGTCCGCCTCGCGCAGGTCGATGTCGCTGTCCTCGCCGAGCGCCTCGGCGCGGCGGTCGAGCAGCTGGCGGCGCTGGGCGGTGGTGTCGTCGTGCGGCTGGGCCATGATCTCCTTCTGGTCCGGTGCTGGACAGGTATGCCCGCGCGCCGGCTCACGTCGTCCCGGCTGGGTGGTCTCACCGCAGCCTCTCACTGGTGCAACGCCAGGAGCCAGAGATTTGTTGCCCGCGACCCCGCGGGCTCACATCGTCAGGTCCGCGAAGCGGTAGCGCGTCGGCGTGAACGTGAAGCGCTCCTCCTCCCCGAGATGGTCCTGGGCGAACTGCAGATAGCCCTCCAGGGCGTCACCGCTGAGGTAGCGCGAGGCGATCGCCCGTGACTCCTGCGCCGTGGCCGGAGACCGGTCCGTGAGCTCCAGGTCGACCGACACGAACCGGGTCCGCGGGCTGACGGTGTGCACGACGAGCGTCGCCGCCCCCGAGCCGGGCAGCAGTCTGGCCTTGCGCGTCGTCGGCGAGGTCACCAGCCACACCGTGCCGTCGTCCTCGGCGACGTACCAGAGCGGTGTCGCCGCAGGAGGCCCGCCGTCGGCGGCCACCGCCAGCACCCCCACGTGCGGCTCCGCCAGGAAGGCCCGGGCCGCACCCTCGTCGAACGTCTTCATGTCCCGCACCCTAGGCCCGGCCACCGACAGTCGTCCGGGACCGCGACGTGGGCCTCCACCCCCACCCTTCGAGGGCGGCCCCGCGCTTCGTCGCGGGTCCCGCCGTCGTAGGCGTGGGGCCGACCGAGGATCCGCGGGGGTGGGAGCGACCCGCGGGGGTGGTGGCGCCCCGCGGGGGTGGGGACGACCCGCGGGGCGAGGTGGAAGACTGCTGCCGATGCCGACCGACCACTACTTCTCCGCCCAGCCGGCCTCCGACGACGGCCTGCGGCACGTGCGGACCCGCCTGGCGGGCCGTGACGTCGAGGTGGTGACGGCCGCCGGCATCTTCTCCCCCGACGGGATCGACAAGGGCACCCGCGTGCTGCTCGACCAGGTTCCCGCCCCGCCACCCGACGGCACCTTCCTCGACCTCGGCTGCGGCTGGGGTCCGCTCGCGCTCACCCTGGCGCTGGAGTCACCCGAGGCCCGGGTGCACGCCGTGGACGTCAACGAACGCGCCCTCGACCTCGCCCGCCGCAACGCCGCCTCGCTCGGCTGCGGCAAGGTCCGGGTCGACCGCCCCGACGACGTGGACCCGGAGGTCCGTTTCGACCTCATCTGGTCCAACCCCCCGATCCGGGTCGGCAAGCAGGCGCTGCACGAGCTGCTGCTCACCTGGCTCCCCCGGCTCGCCGAGCACGACGACGCGGCGGCCTACCTCGTCGTCCAGAAGAACCTCGGCGCCGACTCGCTGCAGACCTGGCTGCGGACCAGCCTCCCTCCGGCGATGGGCCCGGTCCAGGTCACCCGCGAGGCGAGCAGCAAGGGGTTCCGGGTCCTGCGCGTCGCCCGCGCCTGACCCGCCGTCTCACCCAGCGGCGACGACCGCGAGCGCCCGGTCGAGCAGGTCGGGCGCGTCGTGCTCGAGCCACGTCACCCGGGGATCGGGGCCGAACCACGACTGCTGCCGGCGGGCCAGCCGGCGGGTGGCGGCCGCGGTGTCCTCGACCGCCTCGGCCTGTGACAGCTCGCCGTCGAGCTGGCGCAGCGCCTGGGCATACCCCACCGCCCGGGACGCGGTCCGCCCCTCCCGCAGCCCGTCCCGCTCGAGCCGGCGCACCTCCTCGAGCAGCCCGTCCTCCCACATCCGCGCCGCGCGCCGCGCGATCCTCGCGTCCAGGACCTCCCGGTCCGCCCGCAGCCCGAGGATCACCGTCGGCTCGACCAGCTCGCGCGTCGGCAGGGTGGCGCTGAACGGTCGCCCGGTGAGCTCGATCACCTCCAGCGCCCGCACCACCCGCCGGCCGTTGCGCGGCTCGATCCGGGCGGCCGCCTCCGGGTCGCGCCCGGCCAGCAGCGCGTGCAGCGCCTCGGCCCCCCTCGCCCCCAGCTCGGCCTCCCAGGCCGCCCGGACGCGCGGGTCGGTCGGGGGGATCTCGAGCCGGTCCAGCAGGGCCCGCACGTAGAGCCCGGAGCCGCCGACGACCACGGGCACCCGTCCGCGCGCCCGGATGGCGGCGAGGTCGGCGCGGGCCGCCTGCTGGTATGCCGCCACGCTCGCCTCCTCGCGCACGTCGAGCACGTCGAGCTGGTGGTGCGGCACCCCCTGGCGCTCACCCACCGTGAGCTTGGCGGTGCCGACGTCCATCCCGCGGTAGAGCTGCGAGGCATCGGCCGAGACGACCTCGCCGTCCAGCGCGAGCGCCAGCCGCACCCCGAGGTCCGACTTCCCGGTCGCCGTCGCACCCACCACCGCCACCACGGGCGACGCGGCGGGGTCCCGGTCGGCGGTCGGCTGGTGCATACCCGCAAGTCTGGCAGCGTGGAACGCTGACGCGACGGCACCTCCACCGCTAGGCTTGGCCCATGACCTCCCAGCAGCCGGACGGCACGCCGAACCAGCCCCAGCCCCCGAAGACCGCAGCGGGTCTCAGCGCCCTCTTCGACTTCAACTTCGACACCTTCGTCACGCCGGTCATCGTCAAGATCGTCTACATGATCGTGACCGTCCTCGTGGCGATCCTCACGGTCGGCATCGCCATCAGCGGGCTCACCACGATGTTCCAGGGCGGCGCCGGGATCATCCTCGGCCTGCTCCTCATCATCGCCTCGCCGGTGATCGGCCTGGTCTACCTCGCCTTCGCCCGGATGAGCCTGGAGCTCTACTACGCGGTCATCCGGCTCTCCGATGACGTGCACCACCGCGGCACGCTCTGACCGCTCCCCGCGGTTGCCGCCCGCGCGGGGCGGGTGCAGGGTGAGGCCATGAGCCAGCAACCGGACGACCAGCAGGGCACCTTCGTCGGGGCACCTTCGGCCACGAGGACGAGCCGGAGACCGTCCCTGGGCCGGACGACGCGCCGCAGGAGGACGTGGACGAGGGCGACGTGGAGGGCATCTCGGCCGAGCCCGCGCCCGGCGAGCGCAACGACCCCGTCTGAGGCGGGCCAGGGCATACCCTGCGGTCATGGCGCGCCCACCGATCGAGCTGCACATCATCGCCGACTCCACCGGCGACACCGCCGCCCGCGTGGCCCGCGCGGCCTCCGCGCAGTTCCACGAGCACGACATCCGCATCGTGCGCCACCCGCGGCAGACCTCGCTGGACGGGCTGCACGACTCCTTCGCCCGGATGCGGCCGGACCAGGTGCGCACCGTCGTCTTCTCCACCGTCGTCGACGAGTCCCTGCGGCAGCGCGTGACCCAGCTGTGCGAGGAGCAGGGCGTGCCGCACGCGGACCTGCTCGAGACGGCCGTCTCGGCGCTGACCTCGGTGACCGGCCAGGACCCCGAGCGGGTGGTGCGGCCCGTGGGGGTGGGCGAGGACTACTTCAAGCGGGTCGCGGCGATGGAGTTCGCCATCGCCAACGACGACGGCAACCTGTCCAACCACCTGCGCGAGGCCGACATCGTCCTCATCGGGGTGAGCCGCACCGGCAAGACGCCCCTGTCGATGTACCTCGGCTACCTGGGCTACCGCACCGCCAACATCCCGCTCGTCCCGGGGATCGCCCCGCCCGAGCAGCTCTTCGACGTCCAGCGGTGGAAGATCGTCGGGCTCACCATCGACCCCGAGCGGCTGCAGCAGATCCGGGGCCGCCGGGTTCGGGCGATGGGCAGCAGCACCCAGGGCCAGCGCGACGGCTACACCGACCTGGTGAAGATCTTCGACGAGCTGGACGAGGTCGCCCAGCTCCAGCGCAGCCTCGGCTGCCCCGTCATCGAGACGACCGACCTGGCGCTCGAGGAGGCGGCGGGGCGCGTCATCGAGGTGGTGCAGCGTCGCCGTGAGGCTGCCTCCGGCGGAGGGCGCGACGGGCGGTAGGCTCCGAGGCACCAAGCTCCGGGGCAGCGCGGCCCCGCCGAGACCGCGAGGAGACCGATCGACGATGGCCGGGCAGGAACAGACCTACCTCTACGACATGTCCGAGGGCAACGCGCAGATGCGCTCCCTCCTCGGCGGCAAGGGCGCCAACCTGGCGGAGATGAAGCGCCTGGGCATACCCGTCCCGGACGGCTTCACCGTGAGCACCGCCGCCTGCATCGCCACGATGGAGTCCGGCGGTGAGTGGCCGGAGAACCTCTGGGAGGACGTGCTGTCCTCGCTGGAGCGGCTCGAGGAGCGCACCGGCCGCTCGCTCGGCGGCGACGCCGAGGGCCGCAACCCGCTGCTCCTGTCGGTCCGCTCCGGCGCCGTCGTCTCGATGCCCGGGATGATGGACACCATCCTCAACCTCGGGATCGGCGACGACACGGTCGAGGCGCTCGGCGCCGAGGCCGACAACCCCCGCTTCGCGTGGGACTCCTACCGCCGCTTCCTGCAGATGTACGGCGAGGTGGTCGAGGGGGTCGCCCCGCACGCCTACGAGGACGAGCTCACCGCGCTGAAGTCCCGCCGCGGCGTGGAGCAGGACACCGAGCTGTCCACCGAGGACCTGAAGGAGCTCGTCGAGACCTTCAAGGACGTCTCCCGCCGCGAGCTCGGCCGGGACCTGCCGACCGACCCCCGCGACCAGCTCCGGGGCGCGATCTCCGCCGTCTTCGACTCGTGGGACACCCCCCGCGCCCGCGTCTACCGGCGCGCCAACGACATCCCCGACGACCTCGGCACGGCGGTCAACGTCATGCAGATGGTCTTCGGCAACCGCGGCGACACCTCCGCCACCGGCGTGTGCTTCACCCGCAACCCCTCCACCGGCGGCAAGGAGCTCTACGGCGAGTTCCTGCTCAACGCCCAGGGCGAGGACGTCGTCGCCGGCATCCGGACGCCCAAGTCGCTGGCCGAGATGGAGCAGGTGCTGCCCGAGGCCTACGAGCAGCTGCTGCAGACCATGCGCGACCTCGAGGCGCACTACAAGGACATGCAGGACATCGAGTTCACCGTCGAGGACGGCACGCTCTACCTGCTCCAGACCCGCAACGGCAAGCGCACCGCCGCGGCGGCGCTGCGCGTCGCGCGCGACATGGTCTCCGAGGGCGTGCTGACCCAGGAGGAGGCGCTGGAGCGGGTCGAGCCGAGCCAGCTGGACCAGCTGCTCCACCCGGCGATCGACCCCGAGCACGGCAAGGAACCGCTGGTCAAGGGCCTGCCCGCCTCCCCCGGCGCGGCCGTCGGCGAGATCGTCTTCGACGCCGACACCGCGGCCCAGCGCGGCGGTGCGGGCGACCCGGTCGTCCTCGTGCGCTACGAGACGACGCCGGACGACATCCACGGCGTCATCGTCGCCCAGGGTGTGCTCACCGCCCACGGCGGTATGACCTCGCACGCCGCCGTCGTCGCCCGCGGCATGGGCAAGCCGTGCGTCGCCGGCGCGAGCGGCATCCGCATCAACACCGCCGAGAAGACGCTGACCGTCGGCGACCGGACCTTCTCCGAGGGCGACCAGATCACGCTGGACGGCTCCACCGGCGAGGTCTACGGCGAGGCGCTCGAGCTCGTGCCCCCGCAGATCAACGAGGACTTCGAGGCGATCGTCACCTGGGCCGACGAGGTGCGCAGGCTCGGGGTACGCGCGAACGCCGACACCGGCGAGGACGCGGCGAAGGCCCGCGAGCTCGGCGCCGAGGGCATCGGGCTGTGCCGCACCGAGCACATGTTCATGGCCAGCGACCGGCTGCCGGCCGTCCGGCGGATGATCCTCGCCGACACCGAGGAGGAGCGGGCCGCGGCGCTGGAGGAGATCCTGCCGATGCAGCAGGAGGACTTCGAGGCGATCTTCACCGCGATGAAGGGCCTGCCCGTCACCGTGCGGCTCCTCGACCCGCCGCTGCACGAGTTCCTCCCCGACCTCGTCGAGCAGTCGCTGCTCGTGCAGCGCCTGGAGCTCACCGACGGCGACGCCGACGAGCTGGCCCGCGCCAGGACGCTCCTGGCCCAGGTCAAGCGCCTCCACGAGCAGAACCCCATGCTCGGCACCCGTGGGTGCCGGCTGGCCATGCTCTACCCCGAGATCCCGGAGATGCAGACCCGCGCGATCGTGCGCGCCGCCCTGGCGGTCCGCGAGCGCGAGGGCGAGACCGCGGGCGTGGAGATCATGATCCCGCTCGTGGCCTACTCCGCCGAGCTCGAGGCGCAGCGCGCGGTGGTCGAGCGCGCGGTCGCCGAGGAGCTCGAGAGCGCCGGGACCGACCTCGACGTCACCGTCGGCACGATGATCGAGCTGCCGCGGGCCGCCGTGGTCGCCGACCAGATCGCCGAGCACGCCGACTTCTTCTCCTTCGGCACCAACGACCTCACCCAGACCGGCATCGGCATCTCCCGGGACGACGCGGAGGGCGGCTTCCTCGGCGCCTACGTGCGCGACGAGGTCATCCCCTACAACCCGTTCGAGTCGATCGACCGCGACGGCGTCGGCGGGCTGGTCCGGCTCGGTGCCGAGCGCGGCCGCAGCACGAAGCCCGAGCTCAAGCTCGGCGTCTGCGGCGAGCACGGCGGCGACCCGGCCTCGATCGGTCTCTTCGAGGAGCTCGGCCTCAGCTACGTCTCCTGCTCGCCCTACCGCGTGCCCATCGCGCGCTTCTCGGCCGCCCGCGCCGTGCTGAGCCAGCGGGAGGGCGCCGAGGTGCGCACCGACGGCTGAGGGGCGACCGCGATGAGCGAGCGCGCGCCGGAGGGTCTGCTGCCCGCGCTGGCCGGGCTCGGCGGCTTCTTCGAGCTCACCCGACCCGCGGAGGGCAGCGACGCGGTGCCCTGGTCCGAGGTGCTCGCGCACGACGCGCTCCTCGCCCGGACCGCGACGGTGCGTGCGGCGCTGGCCCGGTCCAGCGGCATACCGCTGGAGGACGTCGACACCAAGGTGGCGGTCTCCGCGCTGCAGGTCGGGCTCGCCTCACGCCTGTGGTCGGTGGCGATGGCCGGCGCGGTGCTGCACCGCTGGGTCCCCGACCTCGGGTCGGACAACCTCGTGGCGAGCCCCGGGCACGGCGGACCCGTGCCGCTGGCGCTGGCGGACCCCTCGCGCGGGTATGCCGTCCGCGGCACGCCCGAGAGCGCCCGGGTCCTGGGCGGCGTCGTCGTCGAGGACAGCCTGGCCGCCCTCGACGCGGCGTGCGCCCGGGTCGGGCCGACGTCCTCCCAGGTGCTGCGCTCCAACTCGGCCTCCAGCCTGGTCGGGGCCGCCCGGGTGCTGGGCACGCAGCGCCCGGAGGACCGCCCCTCCGCCTGGGCCCTGGCCCGCGCCGTGCTCGAGCACCCCGGGCTGGCGCGGGGCGGCCGGGTGCGCGAGCGTGCAGGCCTGCCCGAGGGCGTCGGCGGGGCGATGGAGCGCCCGCGGGAGGCCTTCCTCCGGCACGGGTGCTGCCTCTTCGACCGACTGCCCCAGCACGGGCTGTGCCCGGACTGCGTGCGCGCCGAGCACCGCCCCGACCTCGTGACGCCGGGTCACTGAGGCGGGACGGCGCGGGTCGCCCGGTGGGTCAGCGGGGCCGGACGGTGCCCGTGCCCGTGCCGGCGTCGTAGGAGTAGACCTCGGCGCCGTCGATCCAGGTCCGCAGCACGCGGGACTGGTTGTCGAGCGGGTCGCCCGACCACCACGCGAGGTCGGCGTCCTTGCCGACGGCGAGCGAGCCGACGCGGTCCTCGACCCCGAGCACCCGGGCCGGGTTGATGGTCACCGAGCGCAGCGCCGCGTCGCGGTCCATGCCCTCGCGCACCGCGAGGGCGACCTGGGTGACGAGGTGGTCGATCGGCACGACCGGGTGGTCGGTGATGATCGAGACCTGCACCCCGGCCCGGTCCAGGATCCCGGGGGCCTTGGGCGACCGGTTGCGGACCTCGACCTTGGACCGGCTGACGATCATCGGGCCGTAGAGGACGGGGATCTCGTGCTCCGCCACGAGGTCCGCCAGCAAGTAGGCCTCGGTGCCGTGGTCCAGCACCAGGCGGTAGCCGAACTCCTCGGACAGCCGGATCGCGGTGGCGATGTCGTCGGCGCGGTGGCAGTGCTGGCGCCACGGGATCTCCCGCTCCAGCACCTTGACCAGGGTCTCGCTCACGAGGTCGGTGTCGACCGGGGAGTCGGACGCGGCCTGCTTGGCCTGGTAGCTGCGCGCCGCCGCGAAGGCCTTGCGCATCACCAGGGCGACCCCCATCCGGGTCGAGGGGGTCTTCTGCTGGTCGCCGTAGACCCTCTTGGGGTTCTCCCCCAGCGCCGCCTTCACCCCCGAGGGGTTGCGCAGCACCATCTCGTCGACGGAGCGGCCGTAGGTCTTGAGCGCGACCGCCT
This window contains:
- a CDS encoding (2Fe-2S)-binding protein: MSERAPEGLLPALAGLGGFFELTRPAEGSDAVPWSEVLAHDALLARTATVRAALARSSGIPLEDVDTKVAVSALQVGLASRLWSVAMAGAVLHRWVPDLGSDNLVASPGHGGPVPLALADPSRGYAVRGTPESARVLGGVVVEDSLAALDAACARVGPTSSQVLRSNSASSLVGAARVLGTQRPEDRPSAWALARAVLEHPGLARGGRVRERAGLPEGVGGAMERPREAFLRHGCCLFDRLPQHGLCPDCVRAEHRPDLVTPGH
- a CDS encoding amidohydrolase is translated as MNSSPVLAVVGARVVPVEGEVIEDGTVLVREGRIAAVGPRAEVDVPAEAEVVDAAGGWLLPGLIDAHVHLGVWEEGEGWAGVDGNEATDPVMAAARAIDGINPREQGFDDALGAGVTTVNVNPGSANPIGGQAVALKTYGRSVDEMVLRNPSGVKAALGENPKRVYGDQQKTPSTRMGVALVMRKAFAAARSYQAKQAASDSPVDTDLVSETLVKVLEREIPWRQHCHRADDIATAIRLSEEFGYRLVLDHGTEAYLLADLVAEHEIPVLYGPMIVSRSKVEVRNRSPKAPGILDRAGVQVSIITDHPVVPIDHLVTQVALAVREGMDRDAALRSVTINPARVLGVEDRVGSLAVGKDADLAWWSGDPLDNQSRVLRTWIDGAEVYSYDAGTGTGTVRPR